One Ahaetulla prasina isolate Xishuangbanna chromosome 1, ASM2864084v1, whole genome shotgun sequence DNA window includes the following coding sequences:
- the CPB2 gene encoding carboxypeptidase B2: MAALKFVLFCLVSIFNQKTCVSASQSDQVLWAYPKSDREADILRNLTTAFEIVLWQPASPENIVRNKVVHFYVNVSDVDHVKAELNRSAILFRVSLEDVQKIIDLQTVNDTVTPRGSISFYEQYHSLKVIYTWMDEVAARHPDIIQKIHIGYSFDKRPLYVLKLSNRSRTPKNAIWIDCGIHAREWVSPACCLWFTGHVTQFLSRDATMARLLQNLDFYVMPIMNVDGYEYTWTTNRMWRKSRSKHGNNKCTGTDMNRNFDAGWCGKGGSRDDCDETYCGPYPESEPEVKAVVDFLRKRKDRIKAYLTMHSYSQMVLFPYSYTRNQSKDHDELQLVANQVTGAIRNTYHNRYVAGPGAQTIYLAPGGSDDWAYDQGIKYSFTFELRDTGRYGFLLPQHLIKPTCYEAITGIKTIASHVIKNM, from the exons tgATCAGGTTTTGTGGGCTTATCCAAAATCTGACAGAGAAGCGGACATTCTGCGGAATCTGACCACTGCTTTTGAG ATTGTGCTTTGGCAACCTGCTTCCCCTGAAAACATTGTAAGGAATAAGGTGGTACATTTTTACGTCAATGTTTCTGATGTAGATCATGTGAAAGCGGAGCTTAACCGATCTGCCATTTTATTCAG AGTTTCTCTGGAAGATGTTCAGAAAATTATTGACCTACAAACTGTCAATGACACTGTTACCCCTCGCGGTTCTATTTCATTCTATGAGCAATATCATTCTCTAAAAGTG ATATATACATGGATGGATGAAGTAGCTGCAAGACATCCTGATATCATCCAAAAGATACATATTGGATATTCTTTTGATAAACGTCCGCTTTATGTTTTGAAG CTTTCAAATAGAAGCAGAACTCCCAAAAACGCCATCTGGATCGACTGTGGAATCCATGCAAGGGAATGGGTTTCGCCAGCTTGTTGTCTCTGGTTTACAGGACAT GTTACACAATTTCTAAGCAGGGATGCAACAATGGCAAGACTCCTACAGAACCTTGATTTCTATGTCATGCCAATAATGAACGTGGATGGTTATGAGTATACATGGACAACT AATCGAATGTGGAGAAAAAGCCGCTCCAAGCATGGCAACAACAAGTGCACTGGGACAGACATGAATCGCAATTTTGATGCAGGCTGGTGTG gAAAAGGTGGATCCAGAGATGACTGTGACGAGACTTACTGTGGACCTTACCCCGAGTCTGAACCAGAAGTAAAAGCTGTGGTTGATTTTCTCAGAAAGCGCAAGGATCGTATTAAAGCATATCTAACAATGCACTCTTACTCCCAGATGGTTCTGTTTCCATATTCATATACTAGAAATCAATCTAAAGATCATGATGAGCTG CAACTGGTGGCAAACCAAGTGACTGGTGCTATTCGAAACACATACCACAACCGCTATGTGGCAGGCCCTGGTGCGCAGACAATCT ATTTAGCTCCAGGCGGTTCAGATGACTGGGCTTACGACCAAGGTATTAAGTATTCTTTTACTTTTGAGCTTCGGGACACAGGAAGATACGGATTCTTACTTCCACAGCATCTCATTAAGCCGACCTGCTACGAAGCGATTACCGGAATCAAAACTATAGCTTCACATGTGATTAAAAATATGTAA